From the Nymphalis io chromosome 1, ilAglIoxx1.1, whole genome shotgun sequence genome, one window contains:
- the LOC126781838 gene encoding odorant receptor 94b-like, with protein sequence MRWRSGSAFAVRVHAGYRTVVLAITSIYLLQECVYAYQERNDMTKLSRVMFLLLCHITSIAKQIVFHTDADRIHEMIQSLNDPIYNESSGYAQSLLHRTARGARFLLSAYTGCAVLTCMLWLLFLVMHRIAGRSVEFPFWTGLHTDRPFVFVLVLLYSFYVTTLVGIANTTMDALVATILYQCQTQLRILRNDFQSLPEKAKKLSNRTGESYEAVLMSLLVKCFNHYKRVTETARLLQDISGVTILVQFGIGGWILCMAAYKLVSLNILSIEFASMALFILCILTELFLYCYYGNELTVESDRIVCSVYSMQWVHTPHRFRRALVLLMQFMRRPLRPAAGRVIPLSLDTFVKILKSSYTFYAVLRQTNK encoded by the exons ATGCGATGGCGCTCGGGAAGTGCGTTCGCCGTGCGCGTTCACGCCGGATACCGCACCGTCGTGCTCGCAATCACCTCGATTTATCTACTGCAGGAATGTGTCTATGCGTATCAGGAGCGTAATGATATGACGAAGCTTTCTCGGGTCATGTTCCTTCTGCTTTGTCATATCACCTCCATAGCTAAGCAGATTGTATTTCACACGGATGCGGATCGGATCCATGAAATGATTCAGAGTTTAAATG ATCCCATTTATAACGAGTCGAGCGGATATGCGCAGTCGCTGCTGCACCGCACGGCGCGTGGCGCTCGTTTTTTGCTGAGTGCATATACCGGCTGCGCCGTGCTCACGTGCATGCTTTGGCTGTTATTTCTTGTGATGCATCGCATCGCTGGCCGGTCCGTCGAATTTCCATTTTGGACAGGCTTGCACACAGACAGACCCTTTGT atTTGTGCTGGTACTACTGTACTCATTTTACGTCACGACTTTAGTCGGTATTGCCAACACGACAATGGATGCCTTAGTGGCGACTATTTTGTATCAATGTCAGACTCAACTAAGAATTCTAAG gaaTGACTTTCAGTCGTTACCTGAAAAGGCTAAAAAACTGAGCAACAGAACAGGAGAGAGTTACGAAGCAGTTCTGATGTCTTTGTTAGTAAAGTGTTTTAACCACTATAAGCGAGTAACTGA GACTGCGCGACTACTACAAGATATTTCGGGCGTAACTATATTAGTGCAGTTCGGTATTGGAGGCTGGATTCTTTGCATGGCTGCCTATAAACTAGTCAGC CTaaacatattaagtatagaGTTTGCGTCGATGGCGCTCTTCATCCTTTGCATTCTCACGGAGCTCTTCCTCTACTGCTACTACGGGAACGAGCTAACGGTAGAG AGCGACCGCATCGTGTGTTCGGTGTACTCGATGCAGTGGGTGCACACGCCGCACCGCTTCCGTCGAGCGCTGGTGTTGCTGATGCAGTTCATGCGTCGTCCATTGCGGCCCGCCGCCGGACGCGTCATACCACTCTCCCTGGACACTTTCGTTAAG ATTCTTAAATCTTCTTACACATTCTACGCTGTTCTTCGACAAACGAACAAGTAA